The genomic DNA GCAATGTCCGCAACAATGGCTGCATCACCTCGCTGCCTTTCGACTGCGCGGCCGAAGTGCCGTGCCTGGTCGATGCCTCCGGCATCCAACCGACCTATATCGGCGACCTGCCGCCGCAGCTCACGGCGCTGATCCGCACCAACATCAACGTCCAGGAACTGACGGTGCGGGCGCTGATGAGCGAGGACCGCGAGCACATCTACCATGCGGCGATGATGGACCCACACACCGCGGCCGAACTCGACCTCGACCAGATCTGGTCGCTGGTCGACGACCTCATCGCCGCTCACGGCGACTGGCTGCCGGCCTGGGCGCGCACGCGCAGAAAGACCCAGGCGGCCTGAAGGATCAGGCGCCGGCCTGCTCGCGCTCGACGGCGCGCCAGCCGATGTCGCGGCGGCAGAAGCCCTGCGGCCAGTCGATGCGGTCGAGCGCGGCGTAGGCTCGTCTCTGCGCCTCCCCGACGGTGGCGCCGAGGGCTGTGACGTTGAGCACGCGACCGCCATTGGCGACCAGCGCGCCGCCGTTGATGGCGGTGCCGGCATGGAAGATCTCGACGCCATCGCTCGCGGCCTCGTCGAGACCGCGGATGACCGAGCCCTTTTCCGGCGTGCCGGGATAGCCCCTCGCCGCCATCACCACGGTCAGCGCCGCCTCGTCGCTCCAGCGCGCCGACATATGCGCGAGCTGGCCGTCGACCGCGGCATTGAGCAGGACCAGCAGATCGTCCTTCAGCCGCATCATCAGCACCTGGCATTCGGGATCGCCGAAGCGGGTGTTGTATTCGATGAGCTTCGGCCCCTGGTCGGTGATCATCAGCCCGGCGAAGAGGATGCCGGCGAAAGGCGCGCCGAGATTGGCCATGCCGCGCATGGTCGGCTCGATGATCTCGCGCATGGTGCGCTCGGTCATCTCGGGCGTCATCACCGGCGCCGGCGAATAGGCGCCCATGCCGCCGGTGTTCGGGCCGGTATCGCCGTCGCCGACGCGCTTGTGGTCCTGCGCGGTGCCGAAGGGCAGCGCGGTGGCGCCATCGCAGAGGCAGAAGAAGCTCGCCTCCTCGCCGGTCAGATATTCCTCGACCACGACCTCGGCGCCGGCGACGCCAAAAGCACCTTCGAAACAGGCCTCGAGCGCGGCCAGCGCCTCCTCCAGCGTCATGGCGATGGTGACGCCCTTGCCGGCGGCGAGCCCGTCGGCCTTGATGACGATCGGCGCGCCTGTCTTCTCGACATAGGCCTTGGCCGAGGCGAGGTCGCTGAAACGGCCATAGGCTGCCGTCGGGATGTTGAATTTCGCGCAAAGGTCCTTGGTGAAGCCTTTCGAGCCCTCGAGGCGCGCCGCCGCCTTGGACGGACCGAAGACGCGGATGCCCCAGGCGCGCAGATCATCGGCAATGCCGGCGACCAGCGGGCCTTCCGGGCCGACCACGACCAGATCGACCTTCTTCTCCTGGCAGAAGGCCGCGACGGCGGAATGGTCGGCAATGTCCAGCTTGACCAGTTCGGCGACGCTTCCGATGCCGGGATTACCGGGCGAAGCATAAAGCCTGGTCAGCAGCGGCGAGGCGGCGATCTTCCAGGCAAGCGCATGTTCGCGGCCGCCCGAGCCGAGAAGAAGAACGTTCATGGCCACCTCTTGCTGCCGATCATGTCTGCCCTGAACCCGCTATTGATCCGCGGGCGACGGGTCAAGGCGTCTTGGCAATTTGGCGGCAGTTGCACACGGGAACAAGAGCGCGCCGGCTTTCGTCCAGACGGAAATGGCATTGCCGCCTCACGATGTTTTCACCGGCTGAGCGACTAGAGCGGTTCACCGTTTCACGGAAACGGCGAACCACTCTATCTCTTTGTTTTCACGCAATTCCGGACGGAAAACCGCTTCACACTTTTCCTGGAATTGCTCTAGCTGCCGCTTGACGACGCCTATCCGTGCTGCCACTCCAGCATCCATGGAAACCATCCAGTCGAAAGCCGCCCAGGGCCGCGTAGCTGATGCGCCGAGCGGCCATTGGGTCTACAGGGTGCTGCCGCGCTGGCTGTGGCCCTACGCGCAGCTCGCGCGCTGGGACCGGCCGATCGGCTGGCAATTGCTTTTGTGGCCCTGCTGGTGGTCGGCGGCCCTTGCGGCAAGCGCCTATCCGCGCCCGACCGATCCGCTGCTGACGCTGCTGCCGGCGCCCTGGTACCTGTTGCTGTTCTTCGTCGGCGCCGTCGCCATGCGCGGCGCCGGCTGCACCTACAACGACCTCGCCGACGAGGACATCGACAACCAGGTCGAACGCACGCGCTCGCGTCCGCTGCCGGCCGGCAAGGTGACACGGCGCCAGGCTTGGGCATTCCTGATCGTCCAGGCGCTGGTCGGGCTCGCGGTGCTGCTTCAATTCAACAGCTTCGCCATTCCGCTCGGCATCGCCTCGCTTGCGATCGTCGCGGTCTATCCGTTCATGAAGCGCATCACCAACTGGCCGCAATTCGTGCTTGGCCTGGCCTTCTCCTGGGGCGCGCTGATGGGCTGGGCGGCCGAGTTCGGCGATCTCGATGGGCCGGCCATCATGCTCTATATCGGCTCGATCCTATGGGTGATCGGCTACGACACGATCTACGCGCATCAGGACAAGGAAGACGACGCCCTTGTCGGCGTGCGCTCAACGGCGCGGCTTTTCGGCGACAACACCAAGACCTGGCTGGTCGGGCTCTATGGCGGCACGCTCGTCTGCTTCGCCATCGCTTTCGCCTCGGCGCAGGTGCCGATGCCGGCGCTGGCCGGCCTGATTGCTGCCGGCGCGCATATGGCGCGCCAGATCATCCGGCTCGACATCGACAATCCGGATCAGTGCCTGAAGCTGTTCAAGTCGAACAATCAGGTCGGCTGGCTGATCTTTCTGGGGCTGATCGGCGGCGCGCTGTGGGTGGCGTTGAAGCCGCTGGTGTAGCGGGGCGTTCCCTTCTCCCCTTTGTTTGGACCGGGGACATCGCGAACAGGTGTGCGAAGACATCGCGAACAGTTTTGCATGCTATCGGGCGAGGGCATTGAGGTCGATGGTTTCTATTTTCTGATGTCTGAACCAGGCGTCGAAGACGCCGTCGGTGGCGGTGGGGCGGAAAGCGACGGACTTTCCGGCGAAGGCCCGGCACAAGCGTATGGTTCGGCCGAGAATGGAGACGAAGCCGTGCTGCTGAACGCGGCGGATGAGATCGTCCTTGGCATATTCGAACGGCTCGACTGTTTCGCGATACTGGCGCGGCGAGGCCTGGTAGCGATCGAGCGGCACGCCGCCGCCCAAGGCATCGTGGGGACGCTGGGCGTTGTAGACGTGGCGCCACTGGTCGAATGCATCCTGAGCCTCGGCGAGATTGGCGAAGGGCGGTCCCTGCAATGCCTCGGCCTTGAGCGAACGATGGAAGCGCTCGTCCTTGCCGAGCGTCTGCGGGTGGCAAGGCCTGGAGTGGCTGACGGCGATGCCAATCTCGATCAGCCAGACGGTGAGCAAGGTGAAGTCGTTGCGGCCGCCATCGCCCCAAGGCGGACCATTGTCTGTGGCGATGCGCCACGGCAGGCCATAGCGACGGAAGGCGGCGATCAGCCGGGCTTTTACGGTTTCGGTGGTCTGGTCGGCGCAGGCCGACAGCGCGATCGAGAAGCGCGAATGGTCGTCGAGCACGGTAAGCGGATGCAGCCGGCCGGCGCGCAAGGCAACGTGGCCCTTGAAGTCCATCTGCCACAGGTGGTTGGGGGCGGCATGCTCGAAGCGAATGAAAGGCTGGGCTCCGCCGCCCAAAGCCCCCAGCTCGATACCGTTGCGGCGCAGGATGCCGGTGACCGTCGAGGCCGCCGGCGTGCCGATGCCTTCGCGGGCAAGCACCCGCGCGATCTTGCGCCCACCCCAGGCTGGATGCGCCACACGCACCGAAACGGCTGCCGCCTCCACCTCCGGCGCGCTGCGTGCCGGGCTCGACAGTGGTCGCCGAGACTGCTCCGCCAGGCCGGCCGCCCCTTCCATCCGATAGCGCGAAAGCAACTTGTGGCCACAGGTCCGGCCAATGCCGAAGCGCCGGCACAACGCGCTCACATTGGCGCCAGGCGCCAGCGCCAATCTCACGAACTCTTCTTTCTGGCTCATCACGCTTCTGGCCTCGAATGGCATCCCGAACCCCCTCGCGCAAAACGCGCAAAACTGTTCGCGATGTCTTCGCACACCTGTTCGCGATGTCCCCGGTCCAAACACCCTTGTGGGAGAAGGTGTCGCCGAAGGCGACGGATGAGGGGTGCTCCAGGGAAAGCCAGCGTCTCACTCCGCTGGAACACCCCTCATCCGTCTCGGCGCTGCGCGCCGATCCACCTTCTCCCACAAGGGGAGAAGGAAAGGCGCCAAGGCTACTCCCGCGCGATAATCTCCTCGCCGCCGATGACGAGCCTCAGGCCAAGGTTGCCGGTTCTGCGGCGGGCGAGGAAGCGCGGGCGGCGCGTGTTGGACACACGGCCCTTGCGGCGTTCCTGCGGCGGCAGCGCCTTGATGGCGGCGCCGAGCGATTCCTCCAGCGTGCGGGCGATGCCGTCGGCCTCGATCAGAAGCATCGGCAGACGATAGGCATCGGCCCAGGCGCGCCAGTCGGCGGCGACGTCGTCGAGATCGTCGGCGACCAGAAGCGGCACCGACAGCATCGGATCATTGTGCAGAAGCTCCAGCGTCACCGTGACATTGCCGTCCGGATCTTCCATGGCGCGGGCGGCGACGCCGCGGAACGCGTTGGCGGGCAGCGCGATGATCGCCGGCAGGCCGCTCATCTCCAGCATGCGCCGGATGATCGCGCCACGCTGATCGATGGTGAAGGTAACATCGCCATAGTCGTCGCGCGTGGCATAGCTCACCATCTGCGGCAGGCGAAACGGGTCGAGACGCATGTTGCGTCCCGCCCAGACTGGCTTCAGTCCAGTGTTCATCGAATGCCTTCCTGTTTCTCCTGAGGGCCGTTTTCCGGTTCTCTCCGGGCCGGTTTTTCCGGCCTCGTTATGGGAGAAACATTAGTGCTCGCTTCTTACCGCCGCGCTTAAGAAAGTCGGTTAAATTTTGCTGATCTCAGCCATGGTTATCGGAATGCGACCAGCCACAAGATGTGGGAAGAGTTAGATAACCTTACCGGGATTCATGATGCCGGCCGGATCGAAGGCCGCCTTTACCCGGCGCATCAGGTCGATCGCCATCGGCGGCGCCGTGGCGATCAGTTCGTCGCGCTTCAACTGGCCGATGCCGTGCTCGGCCGAGATCGAGCCGTGGAAGGAGCGCACGACATCGTGCACGGCGTTGTTCATCGGGCGGTAGAGAGCGAGGAACGCCTCGTCGTCACCGCCTTCGGGGCGCGAGATGTTGTAGTGCAGATTGCCGTCGCCCATATGGCCGAAGCAGACGACGCGCGCGCCGGGGCTGACGGATGCGACGGCGCCCGCGGCCGTCTCGATGAAGTCCGGGATCGAGGCGATCGGCACCGAGATGTCGTGCTTGATCGAGGCGCCC from Mesorhizobium sp. M1E.F.Ca.ET.045.02.1.1 includes the following:
- the purD gene encoding phosphoribosylamine--glycine ligase, which encodes MNVLLLGSGGREHALAWKIAASPLLTRLYASPGNPGIGSVAELVKLDIADHSAVAAFCQEKKVDLVVVGPEGPLVAGIADDLRAWGIRVFGPSKAAARLEGSKGFTKDLCAKFNIPTAAYGRFSDLASAKAYVEKTGAPIVIKADGLAAGKGVTIAMTLEEALAALEACFEGAFGVAGAEVVVEEYLTGEEASFFCLCDGATALPFGTAQDHKRVGDGDTGPNTGGMGAYSPAPVMTPEMTERTMREIIEPTMRGMANLGAPFAGILFAGLMITDQGPKLIEYNTRFGDPECQVLMMRLKDDLLVLLNAAVDGQLAHMSARWSDEAALTVVMAARGYPGTPEKGSVIRGLDEAASDGVEIFHAGTAINGGALVANGGRVLNVTALGATVGEAQRRAYAALDRIDWPQGFCRRDIGWRAVEREQAGA
- the ubiA gene encoding 4-hydroxybenzoate octaprenyltransferase, translated to METIQSKAAQGRVADAPSGHWVYRVLPRWLWPYAQLARWDRPIGWQLLLWPCWWSAALAASAYPRPTDPLLTLLPAPWYLLLFFVGAVAMRGAGCTYNDLADEDIDNQVERTRSRPLPAGKVTRRQAWAFLIVQALVGLAVLLQFNSFAIPLGIASLAIVAVYPFMKRITNWPQFVLGLAFSWGALMGWAAEFGDLDGPAIMLYIGSILWVIGYDTIYAHQDKEDDALVGVRSTARLFGDNTKTWLVGLYGGTLVCFAIAFASAQVPMPALAGLIAAGAHMARQIIRLDIDNPDQCLKLFKSNNQVGWLIFLGLIGGALWVALKPLV
- a CDS encoding IS481 family transposase, which produces MPFEARSVMSQKEEFVRLALAPGANVSALCRRFGIGRTCGHKLLSRYRMEGAAGLAEQSRRPLSSPARSAPEVEAAAVSVRVAHPAWGGRKIARVLAREGIGTPAASTVTGILRRNGIELGALGGGAQPFIRFEHAAPNHLWQMDFKGHVALRAGRLHPLTVLDDHSRFSIALSACADQTTETVKARLIAAFRRYGLPWRIATDNGPPWGDGGRNDFTLLTVWLIEIGIAVSHSRPCHPQTLGKDERFHRSLKAEALQGPPFANLAEAQDAFDQWRHVYNAQRPHDALGGGVPLDRYQASPRQYRETVEPFEYAKDDLIRRVQQHGFVSILGRTIRLCRAFAGKSVAFRPTATDGVFDAWFRHQKIETIDLNALAR
- a CDS encoding DUF6101 family protein; translation: MNTGLKPVWAGRNMRLDPFRLPQMVSYATRDDYGDVTFTIDQRGAIIRRMLEMSGLPAIIALPANAFRGVAARAMEDPDGNVTVTLELLHNDPMLSVPLLVADDLDDVAADWRAWADAYRLPMLLIEADGIARTLEESLGAAIKALPPQERRKGRVSNTRRPRFLARRRTGNLGLRLVIGGEEIIARE